One genomic window of Fusarium verticillioides 7600 chromosome 2, whole genome shotgun sequence includes the following:
- a CDS encoding Cullin 1: MAAKMGAPSQMPPIPNREDIGATWTYLQAGISRVMNDLEQGIDMQMYMGVYTAVHNFCTSQKAVGMTGPAMHSNHRGAHLLGEELYNKLIDYLHHHLDSLVNESKAHTDEALLTFYIKEWGRYTVAAKYIHHLFRYLNRHWVKREIDEGKKNIYDVYTLHLVQWRKELFEKVSDKVMDAVLKLVEKQRNGETIEHGQIKQVVDSFVSLGLDEADPSKSTLDVYRYHFERPFLTATKEFYMAESKQFVAENSVVEYMKKAEARLSEEEERVRMYLHQDIAIPLKKTCNQALIADHSSLLREEFQVLLDNDREEDMARMYNLLSRIPDGLEPLRARFETHVRKAGLAAVQKVQSSEGDKLEPKVYVDALLEIHTQYQGLVKRAFNDEPEFTRSLDNACREFVNRNEVCKAGSNKSPELLAKYTDVLLRKSSTSIEEAELERTLSQIMTVFKYIEDKDVFQKFYSRMLARRLVHSNSSSDDAETSMISKLKEACGFEYTNKLQRMFQDMQISKDLNKDFREHLEGVEYTKAVDSTFSILGTGFWPLTAPSTDFNPPPEIAAEIERFIRFYKHKHDGRKLTWLWHLCKGEIKAGYCKASKTPYTFQVSIYQMAILLLFNEKDTYSYEDMLSATQLSKEVLDQALAVILKAKVLIMSGAAGEKPGTGKSFKLNYDFKSKKIRVNLNLGGVKEAKQEEAETNKTIEEDRKLVLQSAIVRIMKARKKMKHTQLVSETINQIRSRFVPKVGDIKKCIEILLDKEYLERLEDDELGYLA, encoded by the exons ATGGCCGCTAAGATGGGTGCCCCGAGTCAAATGCCCCCTATACCTAACAGAGAGGATATTGGGGCAAC ATGGACTTATCTACAAGCTGGTATCTCACGCGTTATGAACGATCTCGAGCAGGGCATCGACATGCAAATGTACATGGGTGTCTACAC TGCTGTCCATAACTTTTGTACGTCCCAGAAAGCAGTTGGCATGACTGGTCCTGCTATGCACAGTAACCACAGAGGCG CACATCTGCTAGGGGAAGAGCTCTACAACAAGCTGATCGATTacctgcatcatcatctcgatagCCTTGTGAATGAAAGCAAGGCCCACACCGACGAGGCGTTGCTCACTTTCTATATCAAAGAATGGGGTCGCTACACAGTTGCCGCCAAATATATCCACCATCTCTTCCGTTATCTCAATAGACATTGGGTCAAGCGAGAAAttgatgaagggaagaagaatatCTACGATGTCTACACCCTGCATCTTGTGCAATGGAGGAAGGAGCTATTCGAAAAGGTCAGTGACAAGGTTATGGATGCGGTGCTTAAGCTTGTGGAGAAGCAAAGGAACGGCGAGACCATCGAACACGGCCAAATCAAGCAAGTCGTGGATTCCTTTGTCTCCCTGGGACTGGATGAAGCAGACCCCTCCAAGTCAACACTTGATGTCTACCGCTATCATTTCGAGCGTCCTTTCCTCACTGCTACCAAAGAGTTTTACATGGCAGAGTCCAAGCAATTTGTTGCCGAGAACAGCGTCGTGGAATACATGAAGAAGGCAGAGGCTCGTCTGtccgaggaggaggagcgcgTTCGCATGTACCTGCATCAAGACATCGCCATTCCTCTAAAGAAGACTTGTAATCAAGCTCTCATCGCCGATCACTCCAGTCTTCTTCGGGAAGAATTCCAGGTGCTTCTGGATAACGACCGCGAAGAGGATATGGCACGAATGTACAACCTTCTTTCGAGAATTCCCGATGGTCTCGAGCCGCTTAGAGCCCGTTTTGAAACACATGTGAGAAAGGCTGGACTCGCTGCTGTGCAGAAGGTCCAATCGTCAGAGGGTGACAAGCTCGAACCAAAGGTTTACGTCGACGCTCTGCTCGAAATTCACACCCAGTATCAGGGCCTTGTGAAGAGAGCTTTCAATGACGAGCCAGAGTTTACGCGTTCCCTTGACAACGCCTGCAGGGAGTTTGTCAATCGAAACGAAGTTTGCAAGGCTGGATCCAACAAATCGCCTGAACTTCTAGCGAAATACACTGACGTCCTGCTCAGAAAGAGCAGCACCAGTATTGAAGAGGCAGAATTGGAACGTACTTTGAGTCAGATCATGACAGTCTTTAAGTACATTGAGGACAAAGATGTCTTCCAGAAGTTCTATTCGCGGATGCTGGCCCGGCGTTTGGTGCATAGCAACTCCTCTTCAGATGACGCTGAGACTAGCATGATCAGCAAACTGAAAGAGGCATGCGGTTTCGAGTACACGAACAAACTTCAGCGTATGTTTCAAGATATGCAAATTTCTAAGGATTTGAATAAAGATTTCCGCGAGCATCTTGAAGGCGTCGAATAcaccaaggctgttgattCAACTTTCTCAATTTTAGGAACTGGATTCTGGCCATTGACGGCACCAAGCACTGACTTTAACCCGCCCCCGGAGATTGCCGCTGAGATCGAGCGCTTTATTCGCTTCTACAAGCATAAGCATGACGGGCGTAAGCTCACATGGCTGTGGCATCTTTGCAAGGGCGAGATCAAAGCTGGCTATTGCAAGGCCAGCAAGACTCCGTACACCTTCCAGGTCTCAATTTACCAGATGgccattctcctccttttcaaTGAGAAGGACACTTACAGCTACGAGGATATGCTCAGCGCCACTCAACTGAGCAAGGAGGTTCTGGATCAGGCCCTCGCTGTTATtctgaaggccaaggtcctCATTATGTCTGGCGCAGCGGGCGAGAAGCCAGGAACCGGTAAATCTTTCAAACTAAACTACGACTTCAAGAGCAAAAAGATCAGGGTAAACTTGAACCTCGGTGGTGTGAAGGAGGCCAAGCaggaggaggccgagacAAACAAGACAATTGAGGAAGACCGAAAACTGGTCCTACAA TCTGCCATCGTCCGAATCATGAAGGCTcgcaagaagatgaagcacACCCAGCTCGTAAGCGAGACCATCAACCAAATCCGCTCGCGATTTGTTCCAAAGGTCGGCGACATCAAGAAATGCATTGAAATCCTACTAGACAAGGAGTATCTGGAGCGTTTGGAAGACGACGAGCTAGGCTACCTAGCTTAA